In the Clostridium sp. 'White wine YQ' genome, AACCTTAATGTTAGGATTTAACTTCTTTACACGTTCTTTTACTGCCTCTATATCAAAATTGAAATAATCTATTGCATCAATCTTATTTATTAATAAAACATCAACAATGGAGAACATTAAAGGATATTTTAAAGGCTTGTCATCTCCCTCTGGTACACTTAAAATCATTGCATTTTTTGATGCACCAGTATCAAATTCTGCTGGACATACCAAATTCCCCACATTTTCTAAAATTGCTAGTTCTATATCCTCTGTCCCTAGCCCTAATAGTCCTTGCTTTGTCATGTCAGCATCAAGATGGCACATTCCACCAGTGTGGAGTTGTATTACTTTTGCTCCAGTCTTAGAAACAGTATTGGCATCAACATCTGAGTCAATGTCAGCTTCTAAGATACCAATTTTCATTTCATCTTTTAATGCCTCAATTGTTCTTAAAACAGTTGTGGTTTTACCTGAACCCGGTGACGACATCAAATTAAGTAAAAATGTTTTGTCATTTTTAAGTTCTTCCCTTAGCAAGTCTGCTTGCCTATCGTTGTCTTCGAAAACACTTTGCTTGATCTCAATAACTTTATATTCATCCATATAGGTTCCCCTTCCCCGTATCATCGTTAGATTACATTATATCGCTTTAATACTTCTTCAATGACTGTTCCTGAAATCTTCTTTAATACTCTTTTCTTAACAAAGCTTAGTGGGAATGGTAATTTCATATCGATAGGCTTTTTACCATCCATCATCTTAACTGTAGAATCCAGTAAAACTCTAATATCATAAACAGAACCAAATACTTCAGGTACTCCACGATCTATGTCTAGTAGTGTATAAACTGCTTCCATAGCTGTTCTAACTGAGTACTCTGTTGTAAATACTGTATCCCTAACTGTATCTGAAAACTGACCTAGGAATGCAAAGTTTTCACATCCAGTAGGTACAACCTTAGGTCTGTCCCCTTCTCTTCTTGGCATAAAGAATGCAGTAATATATGGCATCATACAAGGTATGCAGTTAGCAGATTTTGTAGCTAGTTCATGAATCTCTGATTCTGGAACTCCCATATGATAAAGCCATTCTTCTGTAATTTCTATACCTGTACACTCTTTCATTGGCTTCTTGATATAATTTCCTGGAACTTCTGAGAATAAACCATATACCCAAACTACAAGCTGGTCTTTTGGTTGATCTTTAAAGTGAGGCTGTCTATTCAATGTATAGCTTAAAAGCCAATTTGAGTCTTTTACTGTTATAATTCCACCAGTTACAACTTTTCCGCTAAATGGATCACGTTTGCAAATCTTCTCTATATATGGAGGGATTCTATCATCTAGAGTTGTAATTGTAGCAGATTCCCAATAAGTTTCTTTAGTATTGGTGCAGAACTTATCTGGTCTACCAAAGGATGGATCTTGCTTTGCGATGTTTCTCCAAAGCTCCCAGCATCCACCTGTAGAATCGTTAAACACCGGTGCATGATCTTGGTCACCAAGAGTAGAATTTTCTGTACAGCTTCCATTGGTAACAAAGACTAAATCATTTTTAGTAAGCTCAATGTTTTCTTCTTTTCCTTCATGCTTACAAACAATCTTTTTAGCAAGTTTTTTACCATTTTGAATATCAAAAACAACATTTGTTACCATAGTATTATATTGAAACTTAACCCCATGGGATTCAAGGTATTTCACCATAGGAAGAATTAATGATTCATATTGATTATACTTTGTAAATTTCAAGGCAGATAAATCTGGTAACCCTTCAATGTGATGGATAAATCTCTGAAGGTATAACTTCATTTCCAGTGCACTATGCCAATCTCTAAATGCGAACATAGTTCTCCAATAAAGCCAAAAGTTAGAATTAATTAATTCATCTGAGAACACATCACAAATTCTCTTATCATATAAATCTTCATCACGAGTCATAAATAGTTTTACTAGCTCCATTGAAGCTTTATCACTAAGTCCAAATTTTCCATCTGTATGAGCATCTTCACCTCTATTTATAGTTGCTCTCATTAGTGAATAGTTTGGATCTTTTTTATTTAGCCAATAAAACTCATCTAAGACTGAAACACCTTCAGTCTCGATAGAAGGAATAGAACGGAACAAATCCCACAAACATTCAAAGTGATTTTCCATTTCACGCCCACCGCGGATAATAAATCCCTTTTGTATGTCATTAATGCCATCGCAAGCTCCGCCAGGGAGATTAAGTTCTTCCAAAATATGAATATTCTCACCCTTCATTTGTCCATCACGTACTAAAAAGCATGCAGCTGCTAATGATGCTAAACCTGCTCCAACTAAATATGCTGATTTTTTATCCACATCTGCTGGTTTTAAAGGTCTCGCAAACGCTTCATAATTTCCATTACTATAATACATTTAAAGTACCTCCATCTTTTAACTTTATAACCAAATTGTAGTGAATTATTTCACACATAACAATAGACAAAATGCTCAATCTGTCTAAATTAAAAGTTTAAATTCCATAAACTTAAAATACTCATTTAACTTTAAAGATGTCTATTCTGCAAGTGCTCCAATTTCCCTATGTTCTTTCAAATCAGTATAAAGTTCTCCAAGATAAGGATTTCTTTTTGTCTTAGCTACTTTATAAATCATATAAAGGAATACTAGTATATTGGCAGCTAATGCAGCAAAACTAAATGCAAAAAGTGGTGTTTCATTATAGGATGATGAAACAGCAAAAGCGCCTTTATCTATAAATGCTGGGAATGTCTGTGCAAACATACACCATATTGCTAGAGTTTGTGCACGATGCTGAAGCCATGCTCCTTTTCCCACAGTAAATGCACAAAGAGTTGGAGCTAGTAATAGCGCAAAGCCGCAATACCAAGCATGACCTGGTAAACAATTATAAGTATAAGCAAAATTCCATAAATCATATGCTATTATCCAAAACCACAACATATCTGGCCATAGCATATCCTTACTTCCATCTTTAGCTGTCTGTTTCTTTATACAGATTCCAAGCCATCCAGTTATGGTTATAATGTTTAAAATACCTGCTATACCATTCATGAAATTCCAAGGACCACCAAGCACGTACATTGCTTCATCTTTTAATATTCCTCCGCCGGCATAATTAAGTCCAACTTCGAAATCACGGAAGACTGCCTCCATAATGTTTATGGCTAAGATAAGTGGCGGAAAACATAAAGCCCATTTCTTATCAGCTAATCTCCATACCCTGCCAGTACGTTTATTTGTCCATTTTACATGCCTAATACACCAGAAACCTATACATCCTGCTGTAGACGAATACACCTTAGCTAAATGGAACCAGTCAGTATAAGTGGTGTCTTTTAATACTGTAAACCATAATATTGAAAGAGTTAGTGGTAAAATAACAAAACAGAAAAAGCCAACATATTTCCATCTTCGAGCTACTTCATTAAATCCAAATAGTGCTACAAAGACAATTACCCAAACACCCCATACACTGAGTGCTGATGCTCCGTCGGCGTAGTTAAAAACAAACATAGTATAACCTCCTTAATATAAACAATTAATATTTTAAGCTGGTTGTCCCATTAACTTTATTTTACATTTTTTCACAAACAAGGTTCAATAGACAAATAAAAGAAAGTGTCCAATTTTGAACACTTTCCAAATTTATAGAATATTATTTTATTTCTTCTTTTACAAAAGTACCAACTGAGCGTGGAATACTTCCTGTTATCATAATCAAAAGCTTTTTAAGGATAATTTCCGGTTCTTCTTCCATCCCCTCGTTTACCCAGTCTGTCATTAATCCATTAAACACATGTCTATAAAAATTAACTATAAAAATTCGATCTTTATCATTTAACTTTACGCCCATCTTTTCAACACATTCTTCAACCACATCATCTAATAATCTGTTAGATAGACTTATAAAGAAGGTATTGGCTTCAGTCAAATAAGAAGAATTATATACATGAAGAATCATTTTTGAATTTTTTTTAAGATAATTCATTGTAGCTAGGAATCCACCGCTCCAGGTCTCAAAGGTTCTGTTTTGTGCAATGTCTATTGATAACTCCTTAAAAAATATGTATTTAAAAATATCCATGATATCAGTAAAGTGATTATAAAAGGTCTGCCTGTTTACATTACAATGTTCACAAATTTCCTTTACCGTGATCTTATCTATAGATTTCTTATTTAATAATTCCTTAAATGACTCAATTATCGCATCTTTAGCCTTCTGTTTCATAACTTCTCCTTTAATCCAAAAGTATTAATTTATTAATAAAAATTTGAACCTCACGGTGCCATCCACATAAGAAGTCAAGCCTAGAAAACGTTATCTGTTAAAATTATAACATTAATTCAACATTAATTAAATGGTAATTTAGCTATTCTTTTACATTCACTGTCTATGGAAAACTTTTTTCAATAAAAAAAGAAAGTATACAAATCTGTACACTTTCTTCATCCTATATTTATTTCTTCCAAGCTGGAAGTTTTTCTAACATTCCTTTTGCTGCACTCTTAGCTGCCTCTTCCTCTAACCCTTGAGTTTTAATAATAAACCCAGTCATAGATTCAAGCTTTTCCTCATAGGATTGCATTGTTCCATCAGGTCTTGCACAATAAACGCAATAATCCTTACTTTCATCCCCCATTGCAAATTCACTTTGAGTTTTCATTGGCATTCCACAAGCTATACATGTTTTCATTTTAATTTCTCCTTTCTATTTGTTAATTAAATTTATAAAGTGATCAATTAATCTCTTCCCGTGCGCATCAAAAAGAGTGCCCTCTTTCGTAAATAAATCACTATTTATTAAATAATGATGAACTAAACCTATCCATGTATTAAAAATTAAATCTAGAGGTATCTCTCGTATTTTGCATTCCTTTATATCTTTTTCTGCAACTTGAATTATATGAAAGGATATTGCGGACTGAATCATAACCACTGAATTACGAGAACTTTCATTCAGCAAACGACTTTCTAGAATCAATCTAGTATAGAAGTCTTCATATTCACTAATCCCTCTTAGGTGAGCTTCAAGAACCTCTCTCATCTCACAGTCACTACTAACAAGTTCATGCAGCCTGGTAGTAATCCTTCTACCAAACTCTTCAATAACCTCTTCTAAAAGATTATCTCTAGTCGGAAAATGAGAGAAAATAGTGCCATGAGATACCTCTGCCACCTTTGCAATATCCGATGTACGAGCTAAAGTCAATCCATCCTTTGCAAATTGATTAAGTGCTACCTCAATAATATGATTTCTAGTTTTAAGTTTCTGATCTTGTCTCTGTGTTCCAGCCATATAATTCCCCTCTTTTTCATTGAGTAATTACTCATTGAGTATAGACTCATTTTACCATGTGTATTTATAGCTGTCAACCATATAATTCCACTTTTATTATCTCCCCCTCAAATAAATATAAAAAAGAGTTGTACTTAAATAACAACTAAGTATAACTCCTCTCTCATTAAATAGGCTTTCATTTATTTATGAAGATAAACATATAAACATATTCCATCTTGTTTTATTTCATATCTATTAAAAGGTGTTTCTTTTAATAACCTCTCAAAATCTTTTTTTGTGTATGCCCCTTGTTTCAAGAAAGTTTTAAAGGAGAATTTCACAAAATACTTATCAAACCCCTTCATTCCTGATTTTGTTACTTCATTATTTATATCTTCAGCTGTTGCCTCATAATTCATGTCAATTATTAGAGATGTTCCACCTTCTTTAAGAACTCTATGCATTTCATTTAGTGCTTTTACGGGATCTTTAAAATTTTTAAATGCAGCACTGCATACTATAAAATCGAAAGAATCATCCTCACAAGGGAGGTTTGAGGCATTTCCTTCTTTAAAATCAACGGAAACATTTGCTTCCTTTGCATTATTTTTTTCAATCTCAACAAAATCGGCACTTATCTCAACTCCTGTTAAATTAAAACCCTTCTTAGCAAGTTCAATTGATAAATAGCCTGGACCAGGAGCTACTTCTAATATATTTGCATTTTTATCAACATGAGAAGCAACTTCATCAGCATATCTTTTCATTTCTGCAATTCTGCTTTTGCGAGAATTCTTATCATACCATTTTGCTGTTAAACCATAAATACCAATATCCTTATTCTTTCTCATATTTTTCATATCATTCATCATAATTAGCCTTCTCCTTATAAAACATATTGATTTTATTAAAATTATTACCTATAATTATAAGCACCTAACATAGTTAGGTATCTAACACTGTTAGTGTATCATCTAACAGTGTTAGTGTCAATATTTTTTATAATTTTTTGGAGTGATTTTATGGCTATAACAAAAGAATCAATTATAAAAGCATCACTAGATATATTAAATCGTGATGGAATAAACAATTTATCAATGAGGGCTTTGGCTAAAGAATTAGATATTAAGGCTGCCTCCTTATATTGGCATATCAAAGATAAACAAGATTTATATGATTTGATTGCTGAACATATTAACAAAGAAATAGTATTACCTAAAGACTTAGAGGACCCAAAAGAAACCTTAATAGCTCTTTCTTTAGAAATACGTAGAGTTTTATTAAACACCAGAGATGCTGTAGAAGTTTTGGCAACATCTTTTCCACGCACTCCAAGCAGGATAGAAGGTATTAAATTTATTTTAGCTACTTTAACTAGCTATGGAGTTTCTAATAAAAATTGTCTGACTGCTGCAAATATTTTAAATAATTATGTTTTATCCTTTGTTGCTGATGAAATTCGTGGAAAAGATATTTCACCTGAAGCAGCTAAACAGTTTGGCTTAATTTTTGGAGAACAATATGAAATGAGTATAGATTTTGAGGTTCAATTTTTATATGGACTAGAAGTTATATTAGCGGGGTTAGTTGTTGATTAAAAAGAAATGGCAAATCAAAATTTCCATAAATTTTGATTTGCCATTTTAAAATATATGTTATTTAAAATCAATATACTTTCGCTGAACTTATTAAGCTTTTTATACAATATACCCTCTTTTTTCAAGTATCTTCATAGTTTCATTCCACAATTTATCTTGCATACCCTTATCATTACCAGGATATATTGGAGTAATCTTTTTTTCCGTACCAACATTAAAATATCCACCAGTTATATTATTATATTCTGAGCTAGTAGCTAAGCGAAGAATAATATCTGCCCCTTTACGCGGGTCTCCAATATGTAAAGCCTTTAATATTTTTTCAAGTATTGATGAAAACCAAAGTTCACGTCCAAGACCTGTAACATTGAAGCCTGGATTAAGTGAATTAACGGTAACCCCTGTTCCAGCATGTTTACGTGCAAGTTCATAGGTAAACATAATATCTAATAACTTAGTCTTTCCATAAATTAATGATGACCCTCTAGCTGTAAAACTAGTTGTATCTAATAAATCTTCTGGAAGTTTAAGCTCGCCATGATTTCGTGATGCTTCAGAAGCTACATTTATGATTCTTGCATTTTCTGAATTGATTAATGACTCTTTTAATATATTGGTTAATAACCATGGTGCTAAATAATTAACTGCTATCATTTCAGAAAAGCCTTCCGAAGTTACTCTTTGTTCAAATGCATGTAGTCCAGCATTATTAATAAGTACATTAATTTTAGGATACTTTACTTTGATCTCCTCTCCTATTCTCTTAACGTCTTTAAGTAGTGATAAGTCTCCATAGAAAAAGTCTATTTTAGATTTAGGATTTAATTCTTGCAACATTTTTTTTGTAATATCCGCTTTTTCCTTGTTTCTTGCAGTCAGTACTAGATCTGCACCTTTCTTCACTAATTCAATTGCCACCAATTGTCCAAGTCCACTAGTAGCACCAGTAATTACAACAGTACTATATTTATCCATAGTAATCCTCCTTGCTTGACATGATTTAAATAAGCAACTATACTTGACATATGTCAACTATATAAAAGTATTTGATATATGTCAAGTATTTTTATATCTAGATTTTAATATGAGGTGAACTATGGAAAATAAAACAAATAGTAAAAGTACTACTAGAATAAATTTAGAATTAAACTTAGGTAAACAGTTAAATGCACTAATAAGTGCATCTCATGCATTAAATATGAAAACAGCTGCACGTTTTAATTCCACATTGCAACCTGCTGCTTTTCTTATTGTTCGCTGGCTTTACTCCTATGGCCCAACAAGTGCTACAGCTTTAGCTGATTCAACAGCAATGGACCGTAGTTCCGTTAGTAGACTTGTGAATCAATTAAAAAAATTAAATTATGTAAAAAGTGAGCCATCTCCTCATGATAAACGAGGCGTATTATTATCCCTGACAGATCTTGGAATAGAAAAAACTATTGAGGCTTTAAAGGAGAAAGAATCTGCTTTCTATGAGCGTATTTCTAGATGGGATGATTCAGAACTTGAAAACTTTATAGAAATGCTTAAAGATTTTAATCAACCAGATAATATATAAGACATTTCTGAACTTTCAACTACTATAAAAATATATTAGTTGAAAGTTCAAAAAAATAATTATGCTTAAGAATTTATATCTAGGGTTTCTTTTCTAACTACTCTAACTTTAATTTTTATACACATCTTTTCTCTTAATCTTGCATATTGAGTTAGTGGTGGATCAAAAGGTTTAAATTTTGTTGTAGTTACTGGTACTGGCACCTTAATCTTCATAGTTTGAGGTGGAGCATCAGGATCAAGAGGGTTTGGAGGTAGTGGTATTTCCACTTCTTGATAAGTCACTGTTGTTGATGAATATTGAGTTTGAATTGGTTCTGGATTTAATAATTCATCATGTGTCCCTACTATTTCTGCGCCTACTACTTCTACTACATCTGTTTCTCTTAATTTTTCTCCTGGTGGAAGATTTAATTTTACAAATCCACCAAAGTCTATTACTTTTGTCATATGATGAAGTGGT is a window encoding:
- a CDS encoding class I SAM-dependent methyltransferase; the encoded protein is MMNDMKNMRKNKDIGIYGLTAKWYDKNSRKSRIAEMKRYADEVASHVDKNANILEVAPGPGYLSIELAKKGFNLTGVEISADFVEIEKNNAKEANVSVDFKEGNASNLPCEDDSFDFIVCSAAFKNFKDPVKALNEMHRVLKEGGTSLIIDMNYEATAEDINNEVTKSGMKGFDKYFVKFSFKTFLKQGAYTKKDFERLLKETPFNRYEIKQDGICLYVYLHK
- a CDS encoding TetR/AcrR family transcriptional regulator — translated: MAGTQRQDQKLKTRNHIIEVALNQFAKDGLTLARTSDIAKVAEVSHGTIFSHFPTRDNLLEEVIEEFGRRITTRLHELVSSDCEMREVLEAHLRGISEYEDFYTRLILESRLLNESSRNSVVMIQSAISFHIIQVAEKDIKECKIREIPLDLIFNTWIGLVHHYLINSDLFTKEGTLFDAHGKRLIDHFINLINK
- a CDS encoding TetR/AcrR family transcriptional regulator C-terminal domain-containing protein, with translation MAITKESIIKASLDILNRDGINNLSMRALAKELDIKAASLYWHIKDKQDLYDLIAEHINKEIVLPKDLEDPKETLIALSLEIRRVLLNTRDAVEVLATSFPRTPSRIEGIKFILATLTSYGVSNKNCLTAANILNNYVLSFVADEIRGKDISPEAAKQFGLIFGEQYEMSIDFEVQFLYGLEVILAGLVVD
- a CDS encoding zinc ribbon domain-containing protein; translation: MKTCIACGMPMKTQSEFAMGDESKDYCVYCARPDGTMQSYEEKLESMTGFIIKTQGLEEEAAKSAAKGMLEKLPAWKK
- a CDS encoding DUF5692 family protein, whose product is MFVFNYADGASALSVWGVWVIVFVALFGFNEVARRWKYVGFFCFVILPLTLSILWFTVLKDTTYTDWFHLAKVYSSTAGCIGFWCIRHVKWTNKRTGRVWRLADKKWALCFPPLILAINIMEAVFRDFEVGLNYAGGGILKDEAMYVLGGPWNFMNGIAGILNIITITGWLGICIKKQTAKDGSKDMLWPDMLWFWIIAYDLWNFAYTYNCLPGHAWYCGFALLLAPTLCAFTVGKGAWLQHRAQTLAIWCMFAQTFPAFIDKGAFAVSSSYNETPLFAFSFAALAANILVFLYMIYKVAKTKRNPYLGELYTDLKEHREIGALAE
- a CDS encoding oleate hydratase; amino-acid sequence: MYYSNGNYEAFARPLKPADVDKKSAYLVGAGLASLAAACFLVRDGQMKGENIHILEELNLPGGACDGINDIQKGFIIRGGREMENHFECLWDLFRSIPSIETEGVSVLDEFYWLNKKDPNYSLMRATINRGEDAHTDGKFGLSDKASMELVKLFMTRDEDLYDKRICDVFSDELINSNFWLYWRTMFAFRDWHSALEMKLYLQRFIHHIEGLPDLSALKFTKYNQYESLILPMVKYLESHGVKFQYNTMVTNVVFDIQNGKKLAKKIVCKHEGKEENIELTKNDLVFVTNGSCTENSTLGDQDHAPVFNDSTGGCWELWRNIAKQDPSFGRPDKFCTNTKETYWESATITTLDDRIPPYIEKICKRDPFSGKVVTGGIITVKDSNWLLSYTLNRQPHFKDQPKDQLVVWVYGLFSEVPGNYIKKPMKECTGIEITEEWLYHMGVPESEIHELATKSANCIPCMMPYITAFFMPRREGDRPKVVPTGCENFAFLGQFSDTVRDTVFTTEYSVRTAMEAVYTLLDIDRGVPEVFGSVYDIRVLLDSTVKMMDGKKPIDMKLPFPLSFVKKRVLKKISGTVIEEVLKRYNVI
- a CDS encoding MarR family winged helix-turn-helix transcriptional regulator, with translation MENKTNSKSTTRINLELNLGKQLNALISASHALNMKTAARFNSTLQPAAFLIVRWLYSYGPTSATALADSTAMDRSSVSRLVNQLKKLNYVKSEPSPHDKRGVLLSLTDLGIEKTIEALKEKESAFYERISRWDDSELENFIEMLKDFNQPDNI
- a CDS encoding SDR family NAD(P)-dependent oxidoreductase; amino-acid sequence: MDKYSTVVITGATSGLGQLVAIELVKKGADLVLTARNKEKADITKKMLQELNPKSKIDFFYGDLSLLKDVKRIGEEIKVKYPKINVLINNAGLHAFEQRVTSEGFSEMIAVNYLAPWLLTNILKESLINSENARIINVASEASRNHGELKLPEDLLDTTSFTARGSSLIYGKTKLLDIMFTYELARKHAGTGVTVNSLNPGFNVTGLGRELWFSSILEKILKALHIGDPRKGADIILRLATSSEYNNITGGYFNVGTEKKITPIYPGNDKGMQDKLWNETMKILEKRGYIV
- the hypB gene encoding hydrogenase nickel incorporation protein HypB produces the protein MDEYKVIEIKQSVFEDNDRQADLLREELKNDKTFLLNLMSSPGSGKTTTVLRTIEALKDEMKIGILEADIDSDVDANTVSKTGAKVIQLHTGGMCHLDADMTKQGLLGLGTEDIELAILENVGNLVCPAEFDTGASKNAMILSVPEGDDKPLKYPLMFSIVDVLLINKIDAIDYFNFDIEAVKERVKKLNPNIKVIPISAKTGEGINEWVDWIRTEVTNWNVK
- a CDS encoding TetR/AcrR family transcriptional regulator C-terminal domain-containing protein, with the translated sequence MKQKAKDAIIESFKELLNKKSIDKITVKEICEHCNVNRQTFYNHFTDIMDIFKYIFFKELSIDIAQNRTFETWSGGFLATMNYLKKNSKMILHVYNSSYLTEANTFFISLSNRLLDDVVEECVEKMGVKLNDKDRIFIVNFYRHVFNGLMTDWVNEGMEEEPEIILKKLLIMITGSIPRSVGTFVKEEIK